Proteins encoded within one genomic window of Chelatococcus sp. HY11:
- a CDS encoding ABC transporter substrate-binding protein: MKKSMSALLLAGALGVFASPAFAQDCTLRVTTWGGSYQKTYESVAKAFEEAEKCKIEWVVGASPDHLVKSRLGQVDVATNTLLNSIAGEKEGLWMELDKSKIPNMANLYSNAIYSPYTVFANVGDYVLAYNTDKVKAAPTSWDELWKPDYKNHVVIYGFEHIPTLSLTVLQAQKNGGSIDNIQPGLDKMAALVKSGNLIGSLDVESQMVSLFQTEDAWLGMLATGRMKELLEKGAKNVKFARPEEGTFPLITSVNITKAAKNPEKAQAFVNYILSPEVQLAFATRNLYAPTVQNVTIPADFVYKDLLVQNEQFKRLFLPDQEKITANKAKWQNELNKMTSK, encoded by the coding sequence ATGAAGAAATCAATGTCAGCGTTGCTCCTTGCGGGAGCTCTTGGTGTATTCGCATCGCCGGCCTTCGCTCAGGATTGCACCCTGCGCGTCACGACCTGGGGCGGCAGCTATCAGAAGACCTATGAATCTGTTGCCAAGGCCTTCGAGGAAGCCGAGAAGTGCAAGATCGAATGGGTGGTGGGCGCAAGCCCCGACCATCTCGTCAAGTCGCGCCTTGGTCAGGTCGATGTCGCGACAAACACGCTGTTGAACTCGATTGCCGGTGAGAAGGAAGGCCTGTGGATGGAGCTCGATAAGAGCAAGATCCCGAACATGGCCAATCTATACAGCAACGCAATATATTCGCCCTATACCGTTTTCGCAAATGTCGGCGACTACGTGCTCGCCTACAACACGGACAAGGTGAAGGCGGCGCCGACATCCTGGGACGAGCTCTGGAAGCCAGACTACAAGAACCATGTTGTCATCTATGGCTTTGAGCACATTCCGACGCTCAGCCTGACAGTGCTGCAGGCCCAGAAGAACGGCGGCAGCATCGACAATATCCAGCCTGGGCTCGACAAGATGGCCGCACTTGTGAAGAGCGGAAATCTGATCGGTTCGCTCGATGTGGAAAGCCAGATGGTCTCGCTTTTCCAGACCGAAGACGCGTGGCTCGGCATGCTGGCGACAGGGCGCATGAAGGAGCTTCTTGAAAAGGGTGCCAAGAACGTCAAGTTCGCCCGGCCGGAAGAGGGAACGTTTCCGCTGATCACCAGCGTGAATATCACCAAAGCGGCAAAGAACCCGGAGAAGGCGCAGGCGTTCGTCAACTATATCCTGAGCCCTGAGGTGCAGCTCGCCTTCGCGACGCGTAATCTCTATGCGCCGACGGTGCAGAACGTCACGATCCCAGCCGATTTCGTCTACAAGGATCTGCTGGTTCAGAACGAGCAGTTCAAGCGTCTCTTCCTCCCGGATCAGGAGAAGATCACGGCCAACAAGGCGAAGTGGCAGAACGAACTCAACAAGATGACGAGCAAGTGA
- a CDS encoding ABC transporter ATP-binding protein, translated as MKSVADKAIQVESVYKRYGQVAAVNNVSFDVHHGEFVSLLGPSGCGKTTTLRMIAGFIMASDGAIRVNGREVTHLPPEKRQVGFVFQNYALWPHMTVAENVAFGLKLRKHDKAFIKRKIEESLAVTGLSGYEDRLPRQLSGGQQQRVALARALALEPQLLLMDEPLSNLDRALRVAMRRELKQLQKRLNMTTLYVTHDQEEALSMSDRVVIMSGGEIARIARPFEVYEDPQSEFVADFVGTTNFFDGRVAEIADGIAAVRVGPSLVLHVGRDIQLAKGAEVRVLLRPERVRILAGPQEGANVLKARIDFVEYFGPTIRYTAQLETGESLYIETHNVNRAAEIGENVWLSIEPHHFRLIDAQARRAS; from the coding sequence ATGAAGAGTGTCGCCGACAAAGCCATCCAGGTTGAGAGCGTCTACAAGCGCTATGGTCAGGTCGCGGCCGTGAACAACGTGTCGTTCGACGTTCATCACGGCGAGTTTGTCTCGCTGCTGGGGCCGAGCGGCTGCGGCAAGACAACGACCTTGCGCATGATCGCGGGTTTCATCATGGCATCCGATGGCGCAATTCGCGTCAACGGTCGCGAGGTCACGCATCTGCCGCCGGAGAAGCGCCAGGTCGGCTTCGTCTTTCAGAATTACGCGCTTTGGCCTCATATGACGGTCGCGGAAAATGTCGCTTTCGGCTTGAAACTGCGCAAGCATGACAAAGCCTTCATCAAGCGCAAGATCGAGGAATCGCTGGCGGTCACCGGCCTGTCCGGCTACGAGGACCGTCTGCCGCGCCAACTCTCGGGCGGCCAGCAGCAGAGAGTGGCGCTGGCGCGCGCGCTGGCGCTGGAACCGCAGTTGCTTCTCATGGATGAGCCGCTCAGCAACCTCGACAGGGCATTGCGTGTCGCCATGCGACGTGAGCTCAAGCAGCTCCAGAAGCGCCTGAATATGACGACACTCTATGTGACCCATGACCAGGAAGAGGCGCTGTCCATGTCCGACCGCGTCGTCATCATGAGCGGCGGCGAAATCGCTCGCATAGCGCGCCCATTTGAGGTCTATGAGGACCCGCAATCAGAATTTGTCGCCGACTTCGTCGGCACCACGAATTTCTTCGACGGGAGGGTCGCGGAGATCGCTGACGGGATTGCGGCGGTCCGCGTCGGTCCCTCTCTGGTGCTCCACGTCGGGCGTGACATCCAGTTGGCGAAAGGTGCTGAGGTGCGCGTTCTGCTGCGCCCGGAGCGGGTTCGCATCCTGGCAGGGCCGCAGGAGGGCGCCAACGTATTAAAGGCACGGATCGATTTCGTGGAGTATTTCGGACCGACGATTCGCTATACGGCTCAGCTCGAAACCGGCGAGAGCTTGTATATCGAAACCCACAACGTCAATCGCGCTGCCGAGATTGGAGAAAACGTTTGGCTGAGCATTGAGCCGCATCATTTTCGTCTGATTGACGCACAGGCTCGGCGGGCGTCATGA
- a CDS encoding ABC transporter permease, with the protein MKSRGAVTLLAPAVIALTIFVVLPLLWVVRTSFNQTVDGAYMVSAFTFENYTRFLGSSWYLINTLWFSIRIAVITTLISVLLGYPVALYIAQTRGLQRSVLVTMVLSPLLIGLVTLVYGWIVIFRGGGLLNSLMIALRVYDEPVRYMWDLKGVIILLVYIGMPYIVLSLLDSIERLNPSFVEAARNVGANRWKAFWSITFPLTLPGLYAGLVIVFTLNFSAFAVPLMVGANDTQMIGLVIYREALLNNDLPFASSLSVIMIAANATILTGMAFVFGKLILNRLEVKR; encoded by the coding sequence ATGAAATCCCGCGGCGCCGTCACTCTTCTTGCTCCCGCGGTCATCGCGCTCACCATCTTCGTGGTGTTGCCGTTGCTCTGGGTCGTCCGCACCAGCTTCAACCAGACGGTCGACGGCGCCTACATGGTGTCGGCGTTCACCTTTGAAAACTATACGCGCTTTCTCGGGTCCAGCTGGTATCTCATCAATACCTTATGGTTCTCGATCCGTATCGCCGTGATCACGACTTTGATTTCTGTGTTGCTAGGCTATCCGGTCGCTCTTTATATCGCCCAGACGCGGGGGCTTCAGCGCAGCGTGCTCGTGACGATGGTGCTTTCGCCGCTGTTGATAGGCCTCGTCACGCTCGTCTATGGCTGGATCGTGATCTTTCGTGGCGGCGGCCTCCTGAATTCCCTGATGATCGCCCTGCGGGTCTATGACGAACCCGTGCGGTACATGTGGGATTTGAAGGGCGTCATCATCCTGCTCGTCTATATCGGGATGCCCTATATCGTGCTGTCGCTGCTCGATTCCATCGAGCGCCTTAATCCGTCATTCGTCGAGGCGGCCCGCAACGTCGGGGCCAACCGGTGGAAAGCATTCTGGAGCATCACGTTTCCGTTGACGCTGCCTGGCCTCTATGCCGGCCTCGTCATTGTCTTCACCTTGAATTTCTCCGCTTTCGCGGTGCCGTTGATGGTCGGCGCCAACGATACGCAGATGATCGGTCTGGTGATTTATCGCGAGGCGCTGCTCAATAACGATCTGCCCTTTGCGTCCAGCCTCTCGGTGATCATGATCGCGGCCAATGCCACCATTCTCACGGGCATGGCCTTTGTATTCGGCAAGCTCATTCTCAACCGATTGGAGGTCAAACGATGA